One segment of Clarias gariepinus isolate MV-2021 ecotype Netherlands chromosome 6, CGAR_prim_01v2, whole genome shotgun sequence DNA contains the following:
- the phb2b gene encoding prohibitin-2b produces the protein MSSGPRGAGLGLKLLIGAGALAYGIKEATYTVEGGQRAIIFNRIGGMQMDTVQSEGLHFRIPWFQYPIIYDIRAKPRKISSLTGSKDLQMVNIALRVLSRPVASNLPFMYQHLGQDYDERVLPSIVNEVLKSVVAKFNASQLITQRAQVSLLIRRELFERAKDFNIILDDVAITELSFSREYTAAVEAKQVAQQEAQRAQFFVEKAKQDQRQKIIQAEGEAQAAKMLGEAVTKNPGYLKLRRIRAAQNIAKTIASSQNKVYLNADSLVLNLQDESFNNLSLDKKKK, from the exons ATGTCCTCTGGCCCTCGGGGTGCAGGGCTTGGATTGAAGTTACTAATCGGCGCAGGTGCACTTGCTTATGGAATCAAAGAGGCCACATATACAG TGGAGGGCGGTCAGCGAGCGATCATCTTTAACAGAATTGGTGGAATGCAGATGGACACGGTCCAGTCTGAGGGGCTACACTTCAG GATACCATGGTTTCAGTACCCCATTATATACGATATCAGAGCAAAACCACGCAAGATTTCATCTTTGACTGGAAGTAAAG ACCTTCAGATGGTGAACATTGCGCTACGTGTGTTGTCACGGCCCGTGGCCTCCAATCTTCCTTTCATGTACCAGCATCTGGGGCAGGATTATGATGAACGTGTCCTTCCATCCATAGTCAATGAAGTCCTAAAGAGCGTTGTAGCCAAATTCAATGCCTCACAACTCATAACGCAACGAGCTCAG GTTTCATTGCTGATCCGTCGGGAGCTGTTTGAGCGTGCTAAAGACTTTAACATCATCCTCGATGATGTAGCCATCACTGAGCTGAGCTTCAGCAGAGAGTACACAGCAGCTGTAGAGGCCAAGCAAGTCG CCCAGCAGGAGGCCCAGAGAGCTCAGTTCTTCGTGgaaaaagctaagcaggatcAGAGGCAAAAGATCATTCAAGCTGAAGGAGAGGCCCAAGCGGCCAAAATG ttgGGAGAGGCAGTCACAAAGAATCCTGGATATCTAAAACTCAGGAGGATCCGAGCAGCACAGAACATCGCTAAAACC ATTGCATCTTCCCAGAACAAAGTATATCTGAACGCAGACAGTCTAGTCCTGAACCTCCAGGACGAGTCTTTTAATAA cttgtcactggataaaaaaaagaagtga
- the pde6d gene encoding retinal rod rhodopsin-sensitive cGMP 3',5'-cyclic phosphodiesterase subunit delta isoform X2 → MNLRDAETGKVLWQGTEDLSVPGVEHEARVPKKILKCKAVSRELNFSSSEKLEKFRLEQKVLFKGQCLEEWFFEFGFVIPNSTNTWQSLIEAAPESQMMPANVLTGNVVIETKFYDDELHVSTSRVRLFYV, encoded by the exons ATGAACCTAAGGGACGCAGAGACGGGGAAAGTTCTCTGGCAGGGAACTGAAGATCTCTCTGTTCCTGGTGTAGAACATGAAG CTCGAGTTCCCAAAAAGATCCTCAAATGTAAAGCTGTCTCCAGAGAGCTTAATTTCTCCTCATCAGAAAAGCTGGAAAAGTTTCGCCTGGAGCAGAAAGTTCTCTTTAAAGGCCAGTGTCTTGAAG AGTGGTTTTTCGAATTTGGCTTTGTGATCCCGAATTCTACAAACACGTGGCAGTCCTTGATAGAAGCAGCACCTGAGTCACAGATGATGCCTGCTAATGTGTTAAC tggaaatgtTGTCATAGAGACAAAATTTTACGATGACGAGCTTCACGTCAGTACCTCTCGAGTACGACTTTTCTATGTCTGA